The following coding sequences are from one Verrucosispora sp. WMMD573 window:
- a CDS encoding DUF2637 domain-containing protein, whose product MTNAQLIRMQWAVRATLALGVAASVTANILHAQANPISQAIAAWPPLALLITVELVTRVPVHRRALGVIRIVAASAIAAIAAWISYHHMVGVVAHYGETGTVPYLLPLSVDGLIIVASVSLVELAARRREAEKTTSAPATTATASAAPASVQQPPEPGDAGPAHPPPALERHSTDADTPRLDVVREPNQRPAADPSSGDTRLNHAPDSALHGDDLPDVEDDADEDVDLAADLVPLLPAARAARDELIREGHTVSRDALARRLRSNGHSIRNSAVSELLAALRQETRSVNGSRPTAQL is encoded by the coding sequence ATGACCAACGCCCAACTCATCCGAATGCAATGGGCTGTCCGGGCAACACTGGCCCTCGGCGTCGCCGCCTCAGTCACCGCGAACATCCTGCACGCCCAGGCGAACCCGATCTCCCAGGCCATCGCCGCATGGCCACCGTTGGCCCTACTCATCACCGTCGAGCTGGTCACGCGCGTACCCGTCCACCGCCGCGCGCTCGGCGTCATCCGGATCGTCGCCGCCTCCGCCATCGCCGCCATCGCCGCCTGGATCAGCTACCACCACATGGTAGGAGTCGTTGCCCACTACGGCGAAACCGGCACCGTGCCCTACCTCCTCCCCCTCTCCGTGGACGGACTGATCATCGTCGCGTCGGTCTCCCTGGTAGAACTGGCCGCCCGCCGCCGGGAAGCCGAGAAGACAACGTCGGCACCTGCCACAACGGCGACCGCATCCGCCGCCCCAGCGTCGGTACAGCAGCCGCCGGAGCCAGGTGACGCCGGACCCGCACACCCACCTCCGGCACTTGAACGCCACAGCACCGACGCCGACACGCCGCGCCTCGACGTTGTACGCGAACCCAACCAGCGCCCAGCCGCCGACCCCAGCTCGGGCGACACCAGGCTCAATCACGCTCCCGACAGTGCGTTGCACGGGGATGACCTGCCCGACGTCGAAGACGACGCGGACGAGGACGTAGACCTCGCTGCGGATCTCGTGCCGCTACTGCCCGCCGCCCGCGCCGCCCGAGACGAGCTAATCCGTGAAGGTCACACCGTCAGCCGTGATGCCCTCGCACGCCGGCTACGCAGCAACGGCCACTCGATACGCAACAGCGCGGTATCAGAGCTGCTCGCCGCCCTTCGACAGGAGACGCGATCGGTCAACGGCTCCCGCCCCACTGCCCAGCTCTAG